A section of the Hemibagrus wyckioides isolate EC202008001 linkage group LG04, SWU_Hwy_1.0, whole genome shotgun sequence genome encodes:
- the c2cd5 gene encoding C2 domain-containing protein 5 isoform X3 codes for MPGKLKAKIMAGRHLPVMDRASDLTDAFVEVKFGNMTFKTDVCPKSLNPQWNSEWFKFEVDDEDLQDEPLQITVLDHDTYSANDAIGKVYIDIDPLLCSEAATVISGWFPIYDTIHGIRGEINVLVKVDLFNDLNRFRQSSCGVKFFCTTSIPRCYRAVMVHGFVEELVVNEDPEYQWIDRIRTPRASNEARQRLISLMSGELQRKIGLKVLEMGGNAVVGYLQCFDLEGESGLVVRAIGTACTLEKISSTHPPSGATNPSNSSPSKDIKDSPQAAPSALGCRSTHSSPVHSASSRLSQGFSVSVPTLLFAGMGSGGSAGKEVGPLKALLRQQTQSALEQREFPFFTLTGFPPGFLLHVGGVVSARSVKLLDRIHNPDEPETRDAWWEEIRQEIKSHAKALGCHAVVGYSESTSICEEVCILSASGTAAILSSRFMQDGALDTEHRLSRQHGTERGEGEMGSSASLGFDDVVPPACGFCHIPYDELNMPFPAQLTYCHCCRRHKVPDVLFTTIDVPSEAHVTGKGCLIQARLCRTKKKAQGEGNATAISNLLPFLEYELHTQLMNKLKLRNMNALFGLRIQISVGENMLLGLASATGVYLTALPSPGGIQIAGKTPSDLTYEQHLSNMQKKINDTIAKNKELYEINPPEFVEELIGSPIPEPRQRSRLFRSHSESSDEVSELDLSHGKKDAFVLEIDDTDAFEDIHSLLTDAPTPPGFYSCNTEIMPGIYNWTSELQMFTSVRVFRLSNVNLTNQGLNKIFNDLCENLLKSLYFKLRSMVPCCLCHVNFTVAVPEDELIQVAVTAVAMSFDKDQTQENGRQSGEKTLIKVTENEEQLQFPLELPAESSSSSSSNPLNSAKGLAEVSGGPPSARAPSVDYSSFTDRCSSWIEQLRLKAHTIRRGSIKTMSSLEKSSPLPEGRSRSLRSSRSYPGGSVTVVKMTPLSFIPGTKIIKYLGIINMFFIRETTSLREEGGVSGFLHSFIAEVFAMVRAHVAALGGNAVVSYSMKECVFMENPNKNQAQCLINVSGDAVIFVRESELEATPPQTQTSCGGEGT; via the exons ATGCCGGGGAAGCTGAAGGCGAAGATCATGGCAGGCCGCCACCTGCCCGTGATGGACCGTGCCAGTGACCTCACCGACGCCTTTGTGGAG GTGAAGTTCGGAAACATGACTTTTAAAACAGACGTGTGTCCGAAGTCACTGAACCCACAGTGGAATTCTGAGTGGTTTAAGTTTGAG gtggatgATGAGGATCTACAGGATGAACCGTTACAGATCACGGTTCTGGACCATGACACGTACAGTGCGAACGATGCCATAGGGAAGGTGTACATCGACATTGACCCTCTGCTCTGCAGTGAAGCGGCCACCGTAATCTCCGGCTGGTTTCCCATCTACGACACCATTCATG gtatcAGAGGAGAGATCAATGTGCTGGTTAAAGTGGACCTCTTTAACGACCTGAACCGTTTCAGACAGTCTTCCTGCGGAGTCAAGTTCTTCTGTA CTACGTCCATCCCGAGATGCTACCGCGCTGTGATGGTCCACGGCTTTGTGGAGGAGCTGGTGGTGAATGAGGACCCAGAGTACCAGTGGATCGACCGGATACGAACCCCGCGTGCGTCCAATGAGGCCCGACAGCGCCTCATCTCCCTAATGTCAG GTGAGCTACAGAGGAAAATCGGGCTGAAGGTTCTGGAGATGGGCGGGAACGCAGTGGTCGGCTACCTGCAGTGTTTTGACCTGGAAGGAGAGTCTGGTCTGGTTGTGCGAGCCATCGGTACCGCCTGCACACTGGAAAAGATCAGCAGCACACATCCTCCCTCAGGGGCCACAAACCCCTCCAACTCCTCTCCATCAAAAGATATCAAAGA ctctccGCAGGCTGCTCCTTCTGCTCTTGGATGTCGCTCCACTCACAGCAGTCCGGTTCACAGTGCGAGCAGCCGTCTCTCTCAGGGCTTCTCCGTTTCCGTGCCGACGCTGCTCTTCGCCG GTATGGGCAGCGGGGGCAGTGCCGGGAAGGAGGTGGGGCCTCTTAAAGCACTTCTGAGGCAACAGACCCAATCGGCTTTGGAACAGAGG gaGTTCCCCTTCTTTACACTGACCGGTTTCCCTCCTGGCTTTCTGCTTCATGTGGGAGGAGTGGTGAGCGCACGGTCAGTCAAGCTTCTGGATCGAATCCACAACCCTG ACGAGCCGGAGACACGAGACGCTTGGTGGGAGGAGATCAGACAGGAGATAAAGTCTCACGCTAAAGCTCTGGGCTGCCATGCAGTGGTGGGATACAGCGAGTCCACCAGCATCTG tGAGGAGGTGTGTATTCTGTCAGCATCGGGAACCGCAGCGATCCTCAGCTCCCGCTTCATGCAGGATGGCGCACTGGACACAGAGCACAGGTTGTCACGGCAACATGGCACAGAGAGGGGCGAGGGTGAGATGGGTAGTTCAGCCTCGTTAGG gTTTGATGATGTTGTCCCTCCTGCCTGTGGGTTTTGTCACATCCCATATGATGAGTTGAACATGCCGTTTCCGGCTCAGCTGACCTACTGTCACTGCTGCCGCCGCCATAAAGTCCCTGATGTGCTCTTCACCACCATAGACGTGCCGTCTGAAGCACATGTCACTGGCAAAGGCTGCCTTATACAggccag GCTGTGCCGAACAAAGAAGAAGGCTCAGGGCGAGGGCAACGCCACAGCCATCAGTAACCTGCTGCCGTTCCTGGAGTACGAGCTGCACACCCAGCTGATGAACAAGCTGAAGCTGCGCAACATGAACGCTCTGTTTGGATTGCGTATCCAGATCAGTGTGGGGGAGAACATGCTGCTCGGCCTGGCT tcaGCGACAGGCGTGTACCTGACAGCACTTCCAAGTCCAGGAGGAATCCAGATTGCTGGAAAGACCCCCAGTGACCTCACATACGAACAACATCTctcaaacatgcaaaaaaaaattaatgacaCTATTGCCAAAAACAAAGAGCTTTATGAGATTAATCCCCcg GAGTTTGTGGAGGAGCTGATTGGCTCACCGATCCCGGAGCCCCGGCAACGATCTCGCCTCTTCCGCTCGCACTCTGAGAGCTCAGACGAGGTTTCAGAGTTAGACCTGTCTCACGGGAAGAAGGACGCttttgttctggag ATTGATGATACAGACGCTTTTGAAGACATTCATTCCCTCCTCACTGACGCCCCGACTCCTCCAG GTTTCTACAGCTGCAACACTGAAATCATGCCTGGGATTTATAACTGGACTTCAGAATTACAG ATGTTTACGTCTGTGAGAGTGTTCCGACTCAGCAACgtaaatctgaccaatcagggcCTGAATAAGATTTTTAATGATCTGTGTGAGAACCTGCTGAAG agttTGTATTTCAAATTGCGCTCCATGGTGCCCTGCTGTCTCTGCCATGTGAACTTCACTGTCGCTGTGCCTGAGGATGAGCTCATACAG GTGGCAGTGACAGCAGTGGCCATGAGCTTTGATAAAGATCAGACGCAGGAGAATGGCAGACAAAGTGGAGAGAAAACACTTATCAAag TTACAGAAAATGAAGAGCAGCTTCAGTTCCCTTTAGAGCTCCCTGCtgaatcctcctcctcctcttcctccaacCCTCTGAACTCAGCCAAAG gtttggCCGAGGTTTCAGGAGGTCCCCCAAGTGCTCGAG CCCCCTCAGTTGATTACAGTTCCTTTACAGACAGATGCAGTTCCTGGATAGAGCAGCTTAGGCTGAAAGCTCACACCATAAGACGAGGATCAATTAAAACAA tGTCCTCTCTGGAGAAGTCCAGTCCGTTGCCTGAAGGTCGTTCTCGCTCTCTGAGGTCGAGTCGTTCTTACCCCGGAGGTTCTGTCACTGTGGTTAAAATGACGCCACTCTCCTTTATTCctggaacaaaaataataaaatacctCGGCATCATCAACATGTTCTTCATCAGAGAGACCACCTCACTCcgagag gagggTGGTGTGAGTGGGTTCCTGCACTCCTTTATAGCTGAGGTGTTTGCTATGGTACGCGCGCACGTCGCTGCTCTGGGTGGAAACGCCGTCGTCTCCTACAgcatgaaggagtgtgtgtttatggagaaTCCAAACAAGAATcag gctCAGTGCCTTATCAACGTGAGCGGAGACGCTGTGATTTTCGTCCGAGAGTCTGAACTCGAGGCCACGCCTCCACAGACACAAACGTCCTGCGGTGGAGAAGggacatga
- the c2cd5 gene encoding C2 domain-containing protein 5 isoform X13 yields the protein MPGKLKAKIMAGRHLPVMDRASDLTDAFVEVKFGNMTFKTDVCPKSLNPQWNSEWFKFEVDDEDLQDEPLQITVLDHDTYSANDAIGKVYIDIDPLLCSEAATVISGWFPIYDTIHGIRGEINVLVKVDLFNDLNRFRQSSCGVKFFCTTSIPRCYRAVMVHGFVEELVVNEDPEYQWIDRIRTPRASNEARQRLISLMSGELQRKIGLKVLEMGGNAVVGYLQCFDLEGESGLVVRAIGTACTLEKISSTHPPSGATNPSNSSPSKDIKDSPQAAPSALGCRSTHSSPVHSASSRLSQGFSVSVPTLLFAGMKHRHRSSEGPAARQCRAGFGEEAPGVPLCSGPPTPLRVQTFSSFSPSKSYSRQSSSSDTELSLTPKTARICLSPSSPILQSKSSPIPTTKALRSTTPPPLHVSQSDTAMLRKSVSFSEDLLLVASGMGSGGSAGKEVGPLKALLRQQTQSALEQREFPFFTLTGFPPGFLLHVGGVVSARSVKLLDRIHNPALGNTRSYKLLDWNSFTADEPETRDAWWEEIRQEIKSHAKALGCHAVVGYSESTSICEEVCILSASGTAAILSSRFMQDGALDTEHRLSRQHGTERGEGEMGSSASLGFDDVVPPACGFCHIPYDELNMPFPAQLTYCHCCRRHKVPDVLFTTIDVPSEAHVTGKGCLIQARLCRTKKKAQGEGNATAISNLLPFLEYELHTQLMNKLKLRNMNALFGLRIQISVGENMLLGLASATGVYLTALPSPGGIQIAGKTPSDLTYEQHLSNMQKKINDTIAKNKELYEINPPEFVEELIGSPIPEPRQRSRLFRSHSESSDEVSELDLSHGKKDAFVLEIDDTDAFEDIHSLLTDAPTPPGFYSCNTEIMPGIYNWTSELQMFTSVRVFRLSNVNLTNQGLNKIFNDLCENLLKSLYFKLRSMVPCCLCHVNFTVAVPEDELIQVAVTAVAMSFDKDQTQENGRQSGEKTLIKVTENEEQLQFPLELPAESSSSSSSNPLNSAKGLAEVSGGPPSARAPSVDYSSFTDRCSSWIEQLRLKAHTIRRGSIKTMSSLEKSSPLPEGRSRSLRSSRSYPGGSVTVVKMTPLSFIPGTKIIKYLGIINMFFIRETTSLREEGGVSGFLHSFIAEVFAMVRAHVAALGGNAVVSYSMKECVFMENPNKNQAQCLINVSGDAVIFVRESELEATPPQTQTSCGGEGT from the exons ATGCCGGGGAAGCTGAAGGCGAAGATCATGGCAGGCCGCCACCTGCCCGTGATGGACCGTGCCAGTGACCTCACCGACGCCTTTGTGGAG GTGAAGTTCGGAAACATGACTTTTAAAACAGACGTGTGTCCGAAGTCACTGAACCCACAGTGGAATTCTGAGTGGTTTAAGTTTGAG gtggatgATGAGGATCTACAGGATGAACCGTTACAGATCACGGTTCTGGACCATGACACGTACAGTGCGAACGATGCCATAGGGAAGGTGTACATCGACATTGACCCTCTGCTCTGCAGTGAAGCGGCCACCGTAATCTCCGGCTGGTTTCCCATCTACGACACCATTCATG gtatcAGAGGAGAGATCAATGTGCTGGTTAAAGTGGACCTCTTTAACGACCTGAACCGTTTCAGACAGTCTTCCTGCGGAGTCAAGTTCTTCTGTA CTACGTCCATCCCGAGATGCTACCGCGCTGTGATGGTCCACGGCTTTGTGGAGGAGCTGGTGGTGAATGAGGACCCAGAGTACCAGTGGATCGACCGGATACGAACCCCGCGTGCGTCCAATGAGGCCCGACAGCGCCTCATCTCCCTAATGTCAG GTGAGCTACAGAGGAAAATCGGGCTGAAGGTTCTGGAGATGGGCGGGAACGCAGTGGTCGGCTACCTGCAGTGTTTTGACCTGGAAGGAGAGTCTGGTCTGGTTGTGCGAGCCATCGGTACCGCCTGCACACTGGAAAAGATCAGCAGCACACATCCTCCCTCAGGGGCCACAAACCCCTCCAACTCCTCTCCATCAAAAGATATCAAAGA ctctccGCAGGCTGCTCCTTCTGCTCTTGGATGTCGCTCCACTCACAGCAGTCCGGTTCACAGTGCGAGCAGCCGTCTCTCTCAGGGCTTCTCCGTTTCCGTGCCGACGCTGCTCTTCGCCGGtatgaaacacagacacaggagCTCAGAGGGTCCCGCAGCCAGGCAGTGTAG GGCGGGTTTTGGGGAGGAGGCCCCTGGTGTCCCGTTGTGCTCAGGACCCCCAACCCCATTGAGAGTCCAaaccttctcttccttctcCCCCTCCAAGTCCTACAGTCGCCAGTCCTCCTCCTCTGACACTGAGCTGAGCCTCACCCCCAAAACCG CGAGGATCTGTCTGTCTCCCAGTTCTCCTATCCTTCAGTCTAAATCTTCACCCATTCCCACTACCAAAGCTCTGAGGAGTACAACTCCTCCCCCACTTCATGTGAGCCAATCAGACACAGCCATGCTGAGAAAGAGCGTATCATTCAGTGAGGACCTGCTACTGGTGGCCTCCG GTATGGGCAGCGGGGGCAGTGCCGGGAAGGAGGTGGGGCCTCTTAAAGCACTTCTGAGGCAACAGACCCAATCGGCTTTGGAACAGAGG gaGTTCCCCTTCTTTACACTGACCGGTTTCCCTCCTGGCTTTCTGCTTCATGTGGGAGGAGTGGTGAGCGCACGGTCAGTCAAGCTTCTGGATCGAATCCACAACCCTG CCTTGGGTAACACCAGATCATACAAACTGCTAGACTGGAATAGTTTCACCGCAG ACGAGCCGGAGACACGAGACGCTTGGTGGGAGGAGATCAGACAGGAGATAAAGTCTCACGCTAAAGCTCTGGGCTGCCATGCAGTGGTGGGATACAGCGAGTCCACCAGCATCTG tGAGGAGGTGTGTATTCTGTCAGCATCGGGAACCGCAGCGATCCTCAGCTCCCGCTTCATGCAGGATGGCGCACTGGACACAGAGCACAGGTTGTCACGGCAACATGGCACAGAGAGGGGCGAGGGTGAGATGGGTAGTTCAGCCTCGTTAGG gTTTGATGATGTTGTCCCTCCTGCCTGTGGGTTTTGTCACATCCCATATGATGAGTTGAACATGCCGTTTCCGGCTCAGCTGACCTACTGTCACTGCTGCCGCCGCCATAAAGTCCCTGATGTGCTCTTCACCACCATAGACGTGCCGTCTGAAGCACATGTCACTGGCAAAGGCTGCCTTATACAggccag GCTGTGCCGAACAAAGAAGAAGGCTCAGGGCGAGGGCAACGCCACAGCCATCAGTAACCTGCTGCCGTTCCTGGAGTACGAGCTGCACACCCAGCTGATGAACAAGCTGAAGCTGCGCAACATGAACGCTCTGTTTGGATTGCGTATCCAGATCAGTGTGGGGGAGAACATGCTGCTCGGCCTGGCT tcaGCGACAGGCGTGTACCTGACAGCACTTCCAAGTCCAGGAGGAATCCAGATTGCTGGAAAGACCCCCAGTGACCTCACATACGAACAACATCTctcaaacatgcaaaaaaaaattaatgacaCTATTGCCAAAAACAAAGAGCTTTATGAGATTAATCCCCcg GAGTTTGTGGAGGAGCTGATTGGCTCACCGATCCCGGAGCCCCGGCAACGATCTCGCCTCTTCCGCTCGCACTCTGAGAGCTCAGACGAGGTTTCAGAGTTAGACCTGTCTCACGGGAAGAAGGACGCttttgttctggag ATTGATGATACAGACGCTTTTGAAGACATTCATTCCCTCCTCACTGACGCCCCGACTCCTCCAG GTTTCTACAGCTGCAACACTGAAATCATGCCTGGGATTTATAACTGGACTTCAGAATTACAG ATGTTTACGTCTGTGAGAGTGTTCCGACTCAGCAACgtaaatctgaccaatcagggcCTGAATAAGATTTTTAATGATCTGTGTGAGAACCTGCTGAAG agttTGTATTTCAAATTGCGCTCCATGGTGCCCTGCTGTCTCTGCCATGTGAACTTCACTGTCGCTGTGCCTGAGGATGAGCTCATACAG GTGGCAGTGACAGCAGTGGCCATGAGCTTTGATAAAGATCAGACGCAGGAGAATGGCAGACAAAGTGGAGAGAAAACACTTATCAAag TTACAGAAAATGAAGAGCAGCTTCAGTTCCCTTTAGAGCTCCCTGCtgaatcctcctcctcctcttcctccaacCCTCTGAACTCAGCCAAAG gtttggCCGAGGTTTCAGGAGGTCCCCCAAGTGCTCGAG CCCCCTCAGTTGATTACAGTTCCTTTACAGACAGATGCAGTTCCTGGATAGAGCAGCTTAGGCTGAAAGCTCACACCATAAGACGAGGATCAATTAAAACAA tGTCCTCTCTGGAGAAGTCCAGTCCGTTGCCTGAAGGTCGTTCTCGCTCTCTGAGGTCGAGTCGTTCTTACCCCGGAGGTTCTGTCACTGTGGTTAAAATGACGCCACTCTCCTTTATTCctggaacaaaaataataaaatacctCGGCATCATCAACATGTTCTTCATCAGAGAGACCACCTCACTCcgagag gagggTGGTGTGAGTGGGTTCCTGCACTCCTTTATAGCTGAGGTGTTTGCTATGGTACGCGCGCACGTCGCTGCTCTGGGTGGAAACGCCGTCGTCTCCTACAgcatgaaggagtgtgtgtttatggagaaTCCAAACAAGAATcag gctCAGTGCCTTATCAACGTGAGCGGAGACGCTGTGATTTTCGTCCGAGAGTCTGAACTCGAGGCCACGCCTCCACAGACACAAACGTCCTGCGGTGGAGAAGggacatga
- the c2cd5 gene encoding C2 domain-containing protein 5 isoform X1, whose translation MPGKLKAKIMAGRHLPVMDRASDLTDAFVEVKFGNMTFKTDVCPKSLNPQWNSEWFKFEVDDEDLQDEPLQITVLDHDTYSANDAIGKVYIDIDPLLCSEAATVISGWFPIYDTIHGIRGEINVLVKVDLFNDLNRFRQSSCGVKFFCTTSIPRCYRAVMVHGFVEELVVNEDPEYQWIDRIRTPRASNEARQRLISLMSGELQRKIGLKVLEMGGNAVVGYLQCFDLEGESGLVVRAIGTACTLEKISSTHPPSGATNPSNSSPSKDIKEAGFGEEAPGVPLCSGPPTPLRVQTFSSFSPSKSYSRQSSSSDTELSLTPKTGMGSGGSAGKEVGPLKALLRQQTQSALEQREFPFFTLTGFPPGFLLHVGGVVSARSVKLLDRIHNPDEPETRDAWWEEIRQEIKSHAKALGCHAVVGYSESTSICEEVCILSASGTAAILSSRFMQDGALDTEHRLSRQHGTERGEGEMGSSASLGFDDVVPPACGFCHIPYDELNMPFPAQLTYCHCCRRHKVPDVLFTTIDVPSEAHVTGKGCLIQARLCRTKKKAQGEGNATAISNLLPFLEYELHTQLMNKLKLRNMNALFGLRIQISVGENMLLGLASATGVYLTALPSPGGIQIAGKTPSDLTYEQHLSNMQKKINDTIAKNKELYEINPPEFVEELIGSPIPEPRQRSRLFRSHSESSDEVSELDLSHGKKDAFVLEIDDTDAFEDIHSLLTDAPTPPGFYSCNTEIMPGIYNWTSELQMFTSVRVFRLSNVNLTNQGLNKIFNDLCENLLKSLYFKLRSMVPCCLCHVNFTVAVPEDELIQVAVTAVAMSFDKDQTQENGRQSGEKTLIKVTENEEQLQFPLELPAESSSSSSSNPLNSAKGLAEVSGGPPSARAPSVDYSSFTDRCSSWIEQLRLKAHTIRRGSIKTMSSLEKSSPLPEGRSRSLRSSRSYPGGSVTVVKMTPLSFIPGTKIIKYLGIINMFFIRETTSLREEGGVSGFLHSFIAEVFAMVRAHVAALGGNAVVSYSMKECVFMENPNKNQAQCLINVSGDAVIFVRESELEATPPQTQTSCGGEGT comes from the exons ATGCCGGGGAAGCTGAAGGCGAAGATCATGGCAGGCCGCCACCTGCCCGTGATGGACCGTGCCAGTGACCTCACCGACGCCTTTGTGGAG GTGAAGTTCGGAAACATGACTTTTAAAACAGACGTGTGTCCGAAGTCACTGAACCCACAGTGGAATTCTGAGTGGTTTAAGTTTGAG gtggatgATGAGGATCTACAGGATGAACCGTTACAGATCACGGTTCTGGACCATGACACGTACAGTGCGAACGATGCCATAGGGAAGGTGTACATCGACATTGACCCTCTGCTCTGCAGTGAAGCGGCCACCGTAATCTCCGGCTGGTTTCCCATCTACGACACCATTCATG gtatcAGAGGAGAGATCAATGTGCTGGTTAAAGTGGACCTCTTTAACGACCTGAACCGTTTCAGACAGTCTTCCTGCGGAGTCAAGTTCTTCTGTA CTACGTCCATCCCGAGATGCTACCGCGCTGTGATGGTCCACGGCTTTGTGGAGGAGCTGGTGGTGAATGAGGACCCAGAGTACCAGTGGATCGACCGGATACGAACCCCGCGTGCGTCCAATGAGGCCCGACAGCGCCTCATCTCCCTAATGTCAG GTGAGCTACAGAGGAAAATCGGGCTGAAGGTTCTGGAGATGGGCGGGAACGCAGTGGTCGGCTACCTGCAGTGTTTTGACCTGGAAGGAGAGTCTGGTCTGGTTGTGCGAGCCATCGGTACCGCCTGCACACTGGAAAAGATCAGCAGCACACATCCTCCCTCAGGGGCCACAAACCCCTCCAACTCCTCTCCATCAAAAGATATCAAAGA GGCGGGTTTTGGGGAGGAGGCCCCTGGTGTCCCGTTGTGCTCAGGACCCCCAACCCCATTGAGAGTCCAaaccttctcttccttctcCCCCTCCAAGTCCTACAGTCGCCAGTCCTCCTCCTCTGACACTGAGCTGAGCCTCACCCCCAAAACCG GTATGGGCAGCGGGGGCAGTGCCGGGAAGGAGGTGGGGCCTCTTAAAGCACTTCTGAGGCAACAGACCCAATCGGCTTTGGAACAGAGG gaGTTCCCCTTCTTTACACTGACCGGTTTCCCTCCTGGCTTTCTGCTTCATGTGGGAGGAGTGGTGAGCGCACGGTCAGTCAAGCTTCTGGATCGAATCCACAACCCTG ACGAGCCGGAGACACGAGACGCTTGGTGGGAGGAGATCAGACAGGAGATAAAGTCTCACGCTAAAGCTCTGGGCTGCCATGCAGTGGTGGGATACAGCGAGTCCACCAGCATCTG tGAGGAGGTGTGTATTCTGTCAGCATCGGGAACCGCAGCGATCCTCAGCTCCCGCTTCATGCAGGATGGCGCACTGGACACAGAGCACAGGTTGTCACGGCAACATGGCACAGAGAGGGGCGAGGGTGAGATGGGTAGTTCAGCCTCGTTAGG gTTTGATGATGTTGTCCCTCCTGCCTGTGGGTTTTGTCACATCCCATATGATGAGTTGAACATGCCGTTTCCGGCTCAGCTGACCTACTGTCACTGCTGCCGCCGCCATAAAGTCCCTGATGTGCTCTTCACCACCATAGACGTGCCGTCTGAAGCACATGTCACTGGCAAAGGCTGCCTTATACAggccag GCTGTGCCGAACAAAGAAGAAGGCTCAGGGCGAGGGCAACGCCACAGCCATCAGTAACCTGCTGCCGTTCCTGGAGTACGAGCTGCACACCCAGCTGATGAACAAGCTGAAGCTGCGCAACATGAACGCTCTGTTTGGATTGCGTATCCAGATCAGTGTGGGGGAGAACATGCTGCTCGGCCTGGCT tcaGCGACAGGCGTGTACCTGACAGCACTTCCAAGTCCAGGAGGAATCCAGATTGCTGGAAAGACCCCCAGTGACCTCACATACGAACAACATCTctcaaacatgcaaaaaaaaattaatgacaCTATTGCCAAAAACAAAGAGCTTTATGAGATTAATCCCCcg GAGTTTGTGGAGGAGCTGATTGGCTCACCGATCCCGGAGCCCCGGCAACGATCTCGCCTCTTCCGCTCGCACTCTGAGAGCTCAGACGAGGTTTCAGAGTTAGACCTGTCTCACGGGAAGAAGGACGCttttgttctggag ATTGATGATACAGACGCTTTTGAAGACATTCATTCCCTCCTCACTGACGCCCCGACTCCTCCAG GTTTCTACAGCTGCAACACTGAAATCATGCCTGGGATTTATAACTGGACTTCAGAATTACAG ATGTTTACGTCTGTGAGAGTGTTCCGACTCAGCAACgtaaatctgaccaatcagggcCTGAATAAGATTTTTAATGATCTGTGTGAGAACCTGCTGAAG agttTGTATTTCAAATTGCGCTCCATGGTGCCCTGCTGTCTCTGCCATGTGAACTTCACTGTCGCTGTGCCTGAGGATGAGCTCATACAG GTGGCAGTGACAGCAGTGGCCATGAGCTTTGATAAAGATCAGACGCAGGAGAATGGCAGACAAAGTGGAGAGAAAACACTTATCAAag TTACAGAAAATGAAGAGCAGCTTCAGTTCCCTTTAGAGCTCCCTGCtgaatcctcctcctcctcttcctccaacCCTCTGAACTCAGCCAAAG gtttggCCGAGGTTTCAGGAGGTCCCCCAAGTGCTCGAG CCCCCTCAGTTGATTACAGTTCCTTTACAGACAGATGCAGTTCCTGGATAGAGCAGCTTAGGCTGAAAGCTCACACCATAAGACGAGGATCAATTAAAACAA tGTCCTCTCTGGAGAAGTCCAGTCCGTTGCCTGAAGGTCGTTCTCGCTCTCTGAGGTCGAGTCGTTCTTACCCCGGAGGTTCTGTCACTGTGGTTAAAATGACGCCACTCTCCTTTATTCctggaacaaaaataataaaatacctCGGCATCATCAACATGTTCTTCATCAGAGAGACCACCTCACTCcgagag gagggTGGTGTGAGTGGGTTCCTGCACTCCTTTATAGCTGAGGTGTTTGCTATGGTACGCGCGCACGTCGCTGCTCTGGGTGGAAACGCCGTCGTCTCCTACAgcatgaaggagtgtgtgtttatggagaaTCCAAACAAGAATcag gctCAGTGCCTTATCAACGTGAGCGGAGACGCTGTGATTTTCGTCCGAGAGTCTGAACTCGAGGCCACGCCTCCACAGACACAAACGTCCTGCGGTGGAGAAGggacatga